One Cricetulus griseus strain 17A/GY chromosome 5, alternate assembly CriGri-PICRH-1.0, whole genome shotgun sequence genomic window carries:
- the Slc30a1 gene encoding zinc transporter 1 isoform X2: MGCWGRNRGRLLCMLLLTFMFMVLEVVVSRVTASLAMLSDSFHMLSDVLALVVALVAERFARRTHATQKNTFGWIRAEVMGALVNAIFLTGLCFAILLEAVERFIEPHEMQQPLVVLGVGVAGLLVNVLGLCLFHHHSGEGQGAGHGHSHGHGHLAKGARKARRRAAGEAGAPPGRAPDQEETNTLVANSSNSNGLKADPAESEKNRSDDPVDVQVNGNLIKEPDNLESEDNRAAQLNMRGVFLHVLGDALGSVIVVVNALLFYFFWQGCSEDNFCINPCFRDPCRTSVEIINSTQTVVREAGPCWVLYLDPTLCVIMVCILLYTTYPLLKESALILLQTVPKQIDIKHLVKELRAVEGVEEVHELHVWQLAGSRIIATAHIKCEDPTSYMQVAKTIKDVFHNHGIHATTIQPEFASVGSKSSVVPCELACRTQCALKQCCGARPQVLSAKDADKTPAVSISCLELSENLEKKPRRTKAEGSLPAVVIEIKNVPKKQPESSL; encoded by the exons ATGGGCTGCTGGGGCCGCAACCGCGGGCGGCTGCTGTGCATGCTGCTGCTGACCTTCATGTTCATGGTGCTGGAGGTGGTGGTGAGCCGGGTGACCGCGTCGCTCGCCATGCTGTCCGACTCCTTCCACATGCTGTCGGACGTGCTGGCGCTGGTGGTGGCGCTGGTGGCCGAGCGCTTCGCCCGGAGGACCCACGCCACGCAGAAGAACACGTTCGGCTGGATCCGCGCCGAGGTGATGGGCGCGCTGGTGAACGCCATCTTCCTGACGGGGCTGTGCTTCGCCATCCTGCTGGAGGCCGTCGAGCGCTTCATCGAGCCGCACGAGATGCAGCAGCCGCTTGTGGTGCTGGGCGTCGGCGTGGCGGGGCTGCTGGTCAACGTGCTGGGGCTCTGCCTGTTCCACCACCACAGCGGCGAGGGCCAGGGCGCGGGCCACGGACACTCGCACGGCCACGGCCACCTCGCCAAGGGCGCGCGCAAGGCGCGGCGCCGCGCCGCGGGCGAGGCGGGCGCGCCGCCGGGACGGGCGCCGGACCAGGAGGAGACCAACACGCTGGTGGCCAACAGCAGCAATTCCAACGGGCTCAAGGCGGACCCGGCAG AGTCAGAAAAGAACAGAAGTGATGACCCAGTGGATGTACAAGTCAACGGGAATCTTATCAAGGAGCCTGACAATCTGGAGTCGGAAGACAACAGGGCTGCACAGCTGAACATGCGGGGAGTGTTTCTGCACGTCCTCGGAGACGCCTTGGGCTCCGTGATCGTGGTAGTGAATGCCCTGCTCTTTTACTTCTTCTGGCAGGGCTGTTCTGAAGACAACTTCTGCATAAACCCATGTTTCCGTGATCCCTGCAGAACCTCCGTAGAGATCATCAACAGCACCCAGACGGTGGTTCGAGAGGCCGGTCCCTGCTGGGTGCTCTACTTAGATCCAACTCTGTGTGTGATAATGGTTTGTATACTTCTTTACACAACCTATCCATTGCTTAAGGAATCTGCTCTCATCCTTCTACAAACCGTTCCCAAGCAAATTGATATCAAACATTTGGTAAAAGAGCTCCGAGCCGTTGAAGGCGTTGAGGAAGTTCATGAGCTACACGTCTGGCAGCTTGCTGGAAGCAGAATCATCGCCACTGCTCACATAAAATGTGAAGACCCGACCTCATACATGCAGGTGGCCAAAACCATTAAGGATGTTTTTCACAATCACGGAATTCATGCTACCACCATCCAGCCTGAATTTGCCAGCGTGGGCTCTAAATCAAGTGTAGTCCCATGTGAACTTGCCTGCAGAACTCAGTGCGCTCTGAAGCAGTGCTGCGGGGCGCGACCTCAAGTCCTTTCTGCCAAGGATGCAGACAAGACCCCGGCAGTTAGCATATCTTGTTTAGAACTCAGTGAGAATCTAGAGAAGAAGCCCAGGAGGACTAAAGCTGAAGGCAGCCTCCCTGCTGTCGTGATAGAGATTAAAAACGTGCCAAAAAAACAGCCCGAATCATCTTTGTGA